In one Chryseobacterium camelliae genomic region, the following are encoded:
- a CDS encoding prevent-host-death protein, which translates to MNYTLELNTQEPGSNLVFNNIVFDSFKVNIVERHVGSMRSRLKLNHVLFKVRTLDNELINTKAGNGRIKIKGDDFEAYQKAAQVLSSYEYKNKLINRKEAEENYVHFILRLVISNYQL; encoded by the coding sequence ATGAACTATACACTTGAGCTCAATACGCAGGAGCCCGGCTCTAATCTTGTTTTTAACAATATCGTATTTGATTCATTCAAGGTGAATATAGTTGAAAGACATGTCGGTTCTATGCGTTCCCGTTTAAAACTGAATCATGTTTTATTTAAAGTCAGAACTTTAGATAATGAGCTTATTAATACGAAAGCCGGTAACGGAAGAATTAAAATAAAAGGTGACGATTTTGAAGCGTACCAAAAGGCTGCACAGGTTTTAAGCTCGTATGAATATAAGAATAAGCTTATCAACAGAAAAGAAGCAGAAGAAAACTATGTTCACTTTATTTTGCGCTTAGTAATTTCGAATTATCAGCTTTAA
- a CDS encoding T9SS type A sorting domain-containing protein: protein MKKIAIFLTLLGTLGGKAQWTTNYAINTSASDLTASAVSSQTTSDGKTFLAYWVAQPAPTNFKMYVQLLDQSGNKLFGPNGMEVHVGGDPAFSMSTYTAIYNTAIDNDNNFYVAFMETGGTQRGYVQKISTAGVELWGLDGLNLGNTAYVPKVFPGKTSGEVYISSYKNGAAVLGKYGSSKNLLWPSTQTIPAPATYTQTSLGEGAVLSDGSFMALFHARTVAYTTNSTFFAQRYNSTTGAPMFATPTKLSDRTTVYNTNYTTVLDNDNLYLGYSAANSSRTDSFLQKIAPDGSIPWGINGVDFATSNLYFEFNTSIAMNPGSNYIWALSRLTTSSQGSIGSFVQKYDKNTGARLLSDDALQIYPVTSTSKQPAGYLKMLGAKPVFATIGSDFNGANPTTISLTILDDTNPSTFILPGGSVGIGTSAYAKGNITLNKGIGNQFIVTWGENRLGATNPYAQNYDFSSFLSTRDTIKDDVNEFSIYPNPVKSVLNIQSKEEISSVKIYNTAGQLVTTAKESRQLNVSSLEKGMYFLQIVDKKGNEATKKVIKN from the coding sequence ATGAAAAAAATCGCCATTTTTTTAACACTTTTAGGAACCCTTGGCGGTAAAGCACAATGGACGACCAACTATGCGATCAACACCTCGGCTTCAGATTTAACGGCATCGGCTGTCAGTTCACAAACCACTTCCGACGGAAAAACGTTTCTTGCGTATTGGGTAGCACAGCCCGCTCCTACCAACTTCAAAATGTATGTTCAACTTCTTGATCAAAGCGGAAACAAATTATTTGGTCCTAATGGTATGGAAGTTCATGTAGGAGGCGATCCTGCATTCAGTATGTCTACCTACACTGCTATTTATAATACAGCAATTGATAATGATAATAATTTTTATGTCGCCTTTATGGAAACAGGTGGAACACAAAGAGGATATGTGCAAAAAATTTCAACGGCAGGTGTCGAACTTTGGGGACTTGATGGACTTAATTTAGGAAATACAGCATATGTTCCTAAGGTTTTTCCAGGTAAAACTTCAGGCGAAGTATACATCAGTTCTTATAAAAACGGAGCTGCCGTATTGGGTAAATACGGGTCTTCTAAAAATTTGCTTTGGCCTTCTACTCAGACCATTCCTGCTCCTGCCACCTACACCCAAACAAGCCTTGGAGAAGGTGCTGTTCTTTCTGACGGCAGCTTTATGGCTCTATTTCATGCAAGAACAGTAGCATACACTACTAATTCTACTTTCTTCGCACAACGTTATAACAGTACTACGGGAGCACCTATGTTTGCAACTCCAACAAAATTATCGGACAGAACTACCGTATACAACACGAACTATACCACCGTTCTGGATAATGATAATCTCTATTTGGGGTATTCTGCTGCTAATTCTTCAAGAACAGATTCCTTTCTTCAAAAAATTGCCCCGGACGGAAGTATTCCCTGGGGAATAAACGGAGTAGATTTTGCAACCTCTAATCTCTATTTTGAGTTCAATACATCTATTGCGATGAATCCAGGGTCCAATTATATTTGGGCACTTTCCCGATTAACCACAAGTTCTCAAGGTTCAATAGGTTCTTTTGTTCAAAAATATGATAAAAATACAGGTGCCAGACTTTTATCTGATGATGCGTTGCAAATTTATCCTGTAACCTCAACTTCAAAACAACCTGCAGGATACCTGAAAATGTTAGGAGCAAAACCTGTATTTGCCACAATCGGAAGTGATTTTAACGGAGCTAACCCTACTACCATTTCTTTAACAATCCTAGATGATACTAACCCTTCTACTTTTATCCTTCCCGGAGGCAGTGTAGGAATTGGTACTTCAGCTTATGCTAAAGGAAATATCACTTTGAATAAAGGTATCGGAAATCAGTTTATTGTAACATGGGGAGAAAACAGACTAGGTGCTACCAATCCTTATGCCCAGAATTATGATTTTTCCTCTTTCCTTTCTACCCGCGATACTATAAAAGATGATGTGAACGAATTCTCTATCTATCCTAATCCGGTAAAATCGGTTTTAAATATTCAGTCTAAAGAAGAAATTTCCTCTGTGAAAATTTATAATACAGCAGGACAACTGGTTACTACCGCTAAAGAAAGTCGCCAACTCAACGTTTCTTCTTTAGAAAAAGGAATGTATTTCTTACAAATTGTAGATAAAAAAGGAAATGAAGCAACCAAAAAAGTAATTAAAAATTAA
- a CDS encoding 3-oxoacyl-ACP synthase III family protein: protein MTSKIIGVGNYIPSETITNLFFDQHIFLNEKGILLKEDNASITSKLQKITGIEERRYAAADQVTSDLGLIAAQAAIENSGIDPETLDYIIFAHNFGDVRSGTVQSDMVPSLASRVKHALKIKNNFCVAYDVVFGCPGWIEGVIQANAFIKSGIAKRCLVIGAETLSRVVDIHDRDSMIYADGAGAVVLEANNEDDSGLKSHLSASYTLNEKDYLYFGKSYNNENCQNTRYIKMDGRKIYEFALSNVPVAMKKCFDTSGYSIHELSKIIIHQANEKMDEAIIDRFFQLYDVAVPENIMPMVIQKLGNSSVATIPTLLTMILKGELKQHDIKKGDIVLFASVGAGMNINAILYKF from the coding sequence ATGACCAGTAAAATTATAGGGGTAGGCAATTATATACCATCAGAAACAATAACGAATCTATTTTTTGATCAGCATATTTTTCTGAATGAAAAAGGAATTCTCTTAAAAGAAGATAATGCCTCCATTACCAGTAAATTACAAAAGATCACGGGAATCGAAGAAAGAAGATATGCTGCTGCTGACCAGGTTACCTCCGATTTGGGATTAATTGCCGCTCAGGCTGCTATCGAAAACTCCGGGATTGATCCTGAAACACTGGATTATATCATTTTTGCCCATAATTTTGGTGATGTCCGTTCTGGTACCGTTCAGTCTGATATGGTTCCCAGTCTTGCATCAAGAGTGAAACATGCTTTAAAAATCAAAAATAATTTTTGTGTTGCCTATGATGTCGTATTTGGATGTCCGGGTTGGATAGAAGGCGTGATACAAGCAAATGCATTTATAAAATCGGGGATTGCCAAACGTTGTTTGGTAATTGGAGCGGAGACTCTTTCGCGTGTCGTAGACATCCATGATAGGGATAGTATGATTTATGCGGACGGAGCAGGAGCAGTGGTATTGGAAGCCAATAACGAAGACGATTCCGGTTTGAAATCACACTTATCTGCTTCTTATACATTAAACGAAAAGGACTATCTGTATTTTGGAAAATCGTATAATAACGAAAACTGTCAGAATACAAGATATATCAAAATGGACGGACGGAAAATTTATGAGTTCGCCTTATCTAACGTTCCTGTTGCCATGAAAAAATGTTTTGATACCAGCGGATATTCTATACACGAGCTAAGTAAAATAATTATCCATCAGGCGAATGAGAAAATGGATGAAGCCATTATTGATAGGTTTTTTCAGCTGTATGATGTAGCTGTGCCGGAAAATATTATGCCTATGGTCATCCAAAAACTGGGCAACAGCAGTGTAGCGACTATACCCACTCTCCTTACAATGATTTTGAAAGGTGAATTGAAACAGCATGATATCAAAAAAGGAGATATTGTCTTATTTGCTTCTGTAGGAGCCGGAATGAATATCAATGCAATTCTATATAAATTCTAA
- a CDS encoding outer membrane beta-barrel protein — MKNSIAPIALLMGTFVFAQAEKDTIESKVKEIETVTFVAKKPTVESKVDRTVFNVANSSILAGNTTWDVLRMTPLVSIDNNDAIKAEGETVTVYINDRKTVFTGKELKEYLKTIPADNLMKIEVITSPSSRYEATGSVINIVLKKRDDEGMKGSVTFNNRQNTKNSQYTNLNLNYHKKNFTQTLVGSYGDNTNVQSNSSLYTLYEDNSTTQINSKTIRRYKSPSVSSTSEFELNNKNTVGVILEYYQSNSVSTSDAEGLKKINGEFDNSYTQSQNSNGLNRNIGTNLFYKWYDKEKNKILDINLGTNYYGQSNDSYYIKNIVSAEDGTSTRDIGVRTDTENRNYYLKIDYTQPLGKLGGNFEIGGKMNFNNNVIPNDLYGNNLGNLSRNDIFHYEDNLSSIYANYSKTFFKKLETRVGLRYEYIDYKIRQDIAGNTRRESYGKFLPNILLKYSFSDKYDLSLTYNKNIWRPWYAEFNPFLIPNNDGFYNRGNLDLEPNPSDRVYMKLGILKKYFISARYMFTDQDYWTDYVQGTIQNSQGKEQKITITQPSNFAGKVHKYYIFANTNQTFFKNKFTVNLGLGWYYIDNSDFNQKNKLEGANNYISYLSASTNLSYTNLFNKNINLSAWVEASNQNNGNSTTNKPNIFHNISATKIFPKTQMEVSLQLMNIFQRPNYDATTFTQGGTFRNASKWDWYGASISFVKRFGNQKVKENTKTDAEKNGGGGK, encoded by the coding sequence ATGAAAAATAGTATAGCGCCAATTGCTCTATTAATGGGTACTTTCGTTTTTGCCCAAGCTGAAAAAGACACTATAGAATCAAAAGTAAAAGAAATTGAAACTGTTACTTTTGTTGCCAAAAAACCTACTGTAGAATCCAAAGTAGACCGTACTGTTTTTAATGTGGCCAATAGTTCTATTCTTGCAGGAAATACAACTTGGGATGTGCTGAGGATGACCCCTTTAGTAAGTATTGATAATAATGATGCGATAAAAGCAGAAGGAGAGACCGTTACCGTTTATATCAACGACAGAAAAACAGTTTTTACGGGTAAAGAATTAAAAGAGTATTTAAAGACAATTCCTGCTGACAATCTGATGAAAATAGAGGTGATTACAAGCCCTTCTTCACGTTACGAAGCAACAGGATCGGTAATCAATATTGTTTTAAAGAAACGTGATGATGAAGGAATGAAAGGAAGTGTGACTTTCAATAACAGGCAGAATACCAAAAATTCCCAGTACACGAATCTCAACTTAAACTATCATAAAAAGAATTTTACGCAGACACTTGTTGGCAGTTATGGCGATAACACCAATGTACAGAGCAATTCCAGCCTTTACACCTTGTATGAGGATAACTCGACCACTCAGATTAATTCCAAAACGATTAGAAGATACAAAAGTCCGTCTGTTTCTTCGACTTCAGAATTTGAGCTAAATAACAAAAATACGGTAGGAGTTATTCTGGAATACTACCAAAGCAATTCAGTCTCTACTTCTGATGCGGAAGGCTTAAAAAAAATCAATGGTGAATTTGATAATTCTTATACCCAGAGCCAAAATTCAAATGGGCTGAACCGAAATATAGGAACAAACCTTTTCTATAAATGGTATGATAAAGAAAAGAATAAAATTTTAGATATAAACTTAGGGACAAATTATTATGGTCAGTCAAATGACAGTTATTACATTAAAAATATTGTTTCCGCAGAAGATGGAACATCAACACGGGATATAGGAGTACGTACAGATACCGAAAACAGAAATTACTATCTTAAAATTGATTATACCCAACCGTTAGGGAAATTAGGAGGAAATTTTGAAATTGGGGGTAAAATGAATTTTAACAACAATGTAATTCCTAATGATTTGTACGGGAATAATCTTGGAAATCTCAGCAGGAATGATATCTTCCATTATGAAGATAACCTCAGCTCGATCTATGCAAACTATAGCAAGACCTTCTTTAAAAAACTAGAAACAAGAGTAGGACTTCGCTACGAATATATTGATTATAAAATCCGACAGGATATTGCAGGAAACACAAGAAGAGAGTCTTACGGAAAATTTTTGCCAAATATTTTATTGAAATATTCTTTTTCAGATAAGTATGATCTAAGCTTAACGTATAATAAAAACATATGGCGACCTTGGTATGCTGAATTCAATCCATTTTTAATTCCTAATAATGACGGCTTCTACAATCGAGGAAACCTTGATTTGGAGCCGAATCCCAGCGACAGGGTTTATATGAAACTGGGAATTTTGAAAAAATATTTTATTTCAGCAAGATATATGTTTACCGATCAGGATTATTGGACAGATTATGTACAGGGAACTATTCAGAATTCTCAGGGAAAAGAGCAGAAGATAACCATTACCCAGCCTTCTAATTTTGCAGGGAAAGTTCATAAATACTATATTTTTGCGAATACCAATCAAACGTTCTTTAAAAATAAATTTACGGTAAATCTTGGTTTGGGTTGGTATTATATCGACAACAGCGATTTTAACCAGAAAAATAAATTGGAAGGGGCAAACAATTATATCAGCTATTTGAGCGCTTCAACTAACCTTTCATACACTAATCTCTTTAATAAAAACATCAATCTGAGCGCATGGGTTGAAGCTTCCAATCAAAATAACGGAAACTCTACAACCAATAAACCTAATATTTTCCATAATATTTCTGCAACGAAAATATTTCCGAAAACGCAAATGGAGGTCAGCCTTCAGCTGATGAATATTTTCCAGAGACCGAATTACGATGCTACAACTTTCACGCAGGGCGGAACTTTCAGAAATGCTTCTAAATGGGATTGGTACGGAGCTTCCATCTCATTCGTAAAACGATTTGGAAACCAGAAGGTAAAAGAGAATACCAAAACCGATGCGGAAAAAAACGGTGGTGGCGGAAAATAA
- a CDS encoding T9SS type A sorting domain-containing protein yields the protein MTKILHIHQKTKLVTSLFFLVFSILLFTSVKAQNYQWQWAKKGGGNQNSGTFDYDSEQIYDMKIGSDNNYYFIGSIQGNTAVNLNNVPVTTYNSSLGGNDVFIFSTTCDGTIRWSQSIGGGDIFDSSYNLVLDNQNNVYVGVFVGHAEHQINVHFSPTETLPGVPANANVYSDYYKNTFLVKYDSNGNFIKKAALEGDKNGYSHSSQILDLVIDSNNNLHFIAGFGSGNHLNGNLTVPSSATNLSPNYYLIKYDNNLNYISNIQLPLSAGSGFAGMNNIRFAFDESLNRFYIIGSRSVNVTSQPIPLVYENKAIVNRSYLLAVNGTNGSEVFRREIYTDPTVSTMLPANIFNSIAIDANSDIYVTGNVFLGAANSSIKIYDPNNPGTTSSVFYPTVAANTPFIAKIDKFGQTQWLKTPGLVSSNNSYSIILSVRGITLNGDEVAVGGSASYFTWDSFVYNNIQNYQPDPVLLRFNKQTGTAIGLHAIKGSFGNTEHMTAVTKDNDGNYVVGGSFVSTLFGAPSNVPSLVGNATYDFYIAKLAATTCGVKVMATNELSGFDVGIYPNPATDFIYIKTKDVVDDYEIYNSVGQLVRQGKLGKENEINLHNLPSSVYMIKVYNVKGESSALKVIKK from the coding sequence ATGACCAAAATTTTACACATTCATCAAAAAACAAAGCTTGTCACGTCACTTTTTTTTCTGGTATTCTCAATTCTCTTGTTTACATCAGTAAAGGCACAAAACTACCAATGGCAATGGGCAAAGAAAGGAGGGGGAAATCAAAATAGCGGTACTTTCGATTATGATTCCGAACAAATTTATGATATGAAAATTGGTAGTGATAACAACTATTATTTTATAGGATCTATTCAGGGAAATACAGCTGTTAATCTAAACAATGTTCCGGTTACCACTTATAATTCTTCACTGGGAGGGAATGATGTTTTTATCTTTTCTACCACTTGCGATGGTACAATTCGCTGGAGCCAGTCTATCGGGGGAGGAGATATATTTGATTCTTCCTATAATCTGGTGTTGGATAATCAGAATAATGTATATGTAGGAGTGTTTGTAGGGCATGCAGAGCATCAGATAAATGTCCATTTCAGCCCCACTGAAACATTACCGGGAGTACCTGCCAATGCAAATGTATATAGTGATTATTACAAAAATACATTCCTGGTAAAATATGACTCAAATGGAAATTTTATTAAAAAAGCAGCCTTGGAAGGAGATAAAAATGGGTACAGTCATTCTTCTCAAATTCTGGATCTGGTAATAGACTCGAACAATAATCTTCATTTTATTGCCGGGTTTGGCAGCGGAAATCACTTAAATGGTAATTTAACAGTACCTTCTTCAGCAACCAATCTGTCTCCCAACTATTATTTGATAAAATATGATAACAATCTGAATTATATAAGCAATATACAATTGCCGTTAAGTGCAGGTTCTGGATTTGCGGGAATGAATAACATCAGATTTGCTTTTGATGAAAGCTTAAACCGTTTTTATATTATAGGAAGCCGTTCCGTAAACGTTACATCCCAACCTATACCATTGGTATATGAAAATAAAGCAATTGTCAATAGATCATATTTGTTAGCTGTCAACGGAACCAATGGTAGTGAAGTATTCCGTAGAGAAATATATACTGATCCTACTGTTAGCACAATGTTGCCTGCTAATATTTTTAATTCAATAGCAATAGATGCTAATTCAGACATCTACGTTACCGGGAATGTTTTTTTGGGAGCTGCCAATAGTTCAATTAAAATATATGACCCTAATAATCCCGGTACGACATCATCTGTTTTTTATCCTACTGTTGCTGCCAATACCCCATTTATTGCAAAAATTGATAAATTCGGGCAAACTCAGTGGTTGAAGACTCCGGGACTTGTATCTTCTAACAATTCGTATTCTATTATTTTATCCGTTAGAGGAATCACGTTAAATGGTGATGAAGTAGCTGTGGGAGGTTCTGCTTCTTATTTTACATGGGATAGCTTTGTGTACAATAATATTCAGAACTATCAGCCGGATCCGGTTTTGTTACGTTTTAATAAACAAACAGGAACAGCCATTGGATTGCACGCAATAAAAGGATCTTTTGGGAATACAGAACATATGACTGCTGTCACAAAAGATAATGACGGGAACTATGTAGTGGGAGGATCTTTTGTATCTACTTTATTTGGAGCCCCTTCAAATGTTCCGTCATTGGTAGGAAATGCTACGTATGATTTTTATATAGCAAAACTGGCTGCAACAACTTGTGGAGTAAAAGTGATGGCAACCAATGAGCTAAGTGGTTTTGATGTAGGTATTTACCCTAATCCTGCTACAGATTTTATTTATATTAAAACTAAAGATGTTGTAGATGATTATGAAATTTATAATTCAGTAGGTCAGTTGGTTCGTCAAGGCAAATTGGGGAAAGAAAATGAAATTAATCTTCATAATTTACCTTCTTCTGTTTATATGATAAAAGTGTATAATGTAAAAGGTGAGAGTAGTGCTTTAAAAGTAATTAAGAAATAA
- a CDS encoding SDR family oxidoreductase encodes MKSADLLQKSLRGKTVVITGGSSGIGRATAEAFALEGCNIVVAARGREGLDETVTLCRDLDVAAMAVLTDVSIAEDVQNLANKALQFNGRIDIWVNNAGVMASGKFEEIPMELNEQVIKTNLFGYMHGAYSVLPIFKKQQEGILINNISIGGFMPAPYSAAYSAAKFGIRGMMDCLQGEVSDFSGIHICNFYPQIQRSTGNMHSAKYSGLDFKIPPFATDPRDTAASIVQLAKHPKKDLFPDFTSMILKNAYGLLPKPIMNTASAAMRVFMRVKKAPDEAGNVLTPSSEPHRIYGETMFPVLSRKTTLAVFAGMGLGLAYMLFTSKSPKG; translated from the coding sequence GAAATCAGCTGATCTATTACAAAAAAGTTTAAGAGGAAAAACGGTTGTCATTACCGGTGGAAGTAGTGGTATTGGAAGGGCTACTGCAGAAGCTTTTGCGTTAGAAGGCTGCAATATTGTAGTTGCCGCAAGAGGAAGAGAAGGACTTGATGAAACCGTGACTCTGTGCAGAGATCTGGATGTTGCGGCAATGGCTGTTCTCACTGATGTTTCCATAGCTGAAGATGTTCAGAACCTGGCTAATAAAGCTTTGCAGTTTAACGGAAGAATTGATATCTGGGTAAACAATGCAGGAGTGATGGCAAGCGGAAAGTTTGAAGAAATCCCGATGGAACTGAACGAACAAGTGATAAAAACCAATTTATTCGGTTATATGCACGGTGCATACAGCGTTTTACCCATTTTCAAAAAACAGCAGGAAGGTATCCTTATCAATAATATTTCGATCGGAGGTTTTATGCCTGCTCCATACAGTGCGGCTTATTCTGCGGCAAAATTCGGAATTCGCGGGATGATGGATTGTCTTCAGGGTGAAGTTTCCGACTTCTCCGGTATTCATATCTGTAATTTTTATCCGCAAATTCAAAGATCGACGGGAAATATGCATTCTGCAAAATATTCGGGGCTGGATTTTAAAATACCTCCCTTTGCAACAGACCCGAGAGATACTGCCGCAAGCATTGTACAACTTGCAAAACATCCAAAAAAAGACCTTTTCCCTGATTTCACTTCCATGATCCTCAAAAATGCATATGGATTACTTCCAAAACCTATCATGAATACCGCTTCCGCGGCGATGAGGGTTTTTATGAGAGTAAAGAAAGCGCCCGACGAAGCCGGAAATGTACTTACTCCGTCATCAGAGCCTCACCGCATTTATGGTGAGACTATGTTTCCTGTACTCTCCAGAAAAACAACTCTGGCTGTTTTTGCAGGCATGGGATTGGGTTTGGCTTATATGCTGTTCACCTCAAAATCTCCGAAAGGATAA